gtataaagcttttcccacactctaagcaaaCATAAGGTCTCTCTCCTGTATGAATCCTTTCATGAATCATCAGTAATGACCTGCGATCAAAGCTTTTTCCACAACGCAAGCATCTAAATGGTTTCTCGTCAGTATGTTTTCTTTTATGTATCTGAAGTGCTGAGTTTTTGctaaagcttttcccacagtccgaACACTTATATTTATGCATTCTCAAATGATTAATAAGGCACCATTTCTGACTTAAACATTTGCTGCACTCtgggcatttatatggtttttctcctCGGTGGGTTCTCTTATGTGTAATAAGGCTTGAGCTACAACGAAAGTTTTTCCTACAGAATGAGCACTGGTAAGGTTTCTCGCCGGTGTGGATCCTTCTGTGTGATTTGAGATCTGAGCTAtttctgaagcttttcccacaatcGGAACACTTATGCAGTTTCTCTCCATGGGTTTTCTTGTGCCTGTGAAAGTTTGCTGCACAATTGAAGCTCCTCCCACAATCCGAGCattcatagggtttctctcctgtgtgtgttctcTTGTGAACCGCAAAGTGCTCTTTCAATCTGAATCctttcccacactctgagcatttgaaGGGTCTGTCTTCTTTGTGGATTTTTTCATGCCTAACAACATGGCTTTTGCTCCGGAACCTCTTCCCGCAATAGGAACACGCGTGTGGCTTCTCGCCAGTGTGGATTGTTCTGTGGGCTTGAAGGTCTCGGTTCTGTATGAAGCTCCTTCCACAATCCGAGCATTTATAGggtctctctcctgtgtgaattctcttgTGTGAAAGAAGGTTCGACGGTGAACTGAAACTTCTCCCACAGTCCGAGCATGTgtgtggcttctctcctgtgtgggatCGCATGTGTATAGCGAGGTAAGTGTTATTACAGAAGGTTTTGCCGCAGACTGAGCATTTTTCTGATTTTGCTATTCCATTGGTTCTGTTAGGGGGTTTAGAAACGGAGTTCCTCTCTGAATTCCTATTTCTGTGGCTTCGCTCCTGGACGACGCCTTTCCCACTAGCCACTGCTTTACGGACTCGCTTCCCAGGATGCTTTCTTTGCTGTGTCTCCACTCCATGCCGAGTCCTTGAGTTCTCACCATTTTCCTGACAATTGATGATGCTTCCTCGGGCTCTTGGCAACCACGTGTCCTTTTGCTTCCCCAGTGCAGAAGTTTCTGACTGAAGAAGGTTCTCGTCATTCTCATCCGCTTGCTCATCTCCTGTTGGAAGGAAACAGAAAATCAAGAAATCAGTATAgtgatacacattttaaaaggagcCACATATTATTGGAGCCAGTGCAGAGCAGTGGTTAAAATGTCAGATGAGGAGCATGCAGAAacactgagcctgttcagaagacaccttaaaccatggttttaactatggtggttaagccagaaagccaggctgtgttcagaagacaccttaaaccatggctttaaccatggtggttaagccagaaagccaggctgtgttcagaagacaccttaaaccatggctttaagcaaaATTTGCCTTGACAGCAAGGAAAATATGTGCCAGATCTCAAaaagctcagtgtgtgtgtgtttctgttggGTATGTGTATGCCTGTATATATAAATATGTGGTTggactgggtttttttctttttatgtatatTGTGGCCTAAAGCTCCAAGCCATAAATGTCGTGGTCGTTGTCCTCTTCCTCTATGAAATAAGATCACCTTGCATTTTTCTCCCTGCTAAAATCCCACAAGGCTCTAAAGAACTGAGAAAGCTGTGCTACCCTCAGTTTTGCTACTCCATTGGTTctgttagggcagccttcctcaacctggggcgctccagatgtgttggactgcacctcccagaatgccccagccagctggggcattctgggagttgtagtccaacacatctggagcgccccaggttgaggaaggctgtgttaggggGTTTAGAAACAGGGTTCCTCTCTGAATTCCTATTTCTGTGGTTTCACTCTTGGACAACGCCTTTCCCACCAGCCACTGCTTTATGGACTCGCTTCCCAGGATGCTTTCTTTTCTGTGTCTCCACTCCATGCCAAGTCCTTGAGTTCTCACCATTTTCCTGACGACTGatttaactacggtgaataaggctttttgctttattcaccatggttaaagctgtgtttaaggtgtcttctgaacacagcctggctttttggctaaaccaccatggttaaagccatggtttaaggtgtcttctgaatgggacctctgtgtggttgtgggccagctctcagcctaatctactctacagggttgttgtgaaggttaaaaaaaatctcagacctaggggtgggcagaaggcagatctctgggtgatttatgGTAGCTCATCAAGAATTTCTGACTCGCAATTacttaacaacagcaacaacaaaacaacttcctccttcctcccacttGCCCTAAATGATACAgcagaaatgaagaaagtttAGCGTAGCCAGCAGTGAAATTATATGTGGAtgaact
This window of the Elgaria multicarinata webbii isolate HBS135686 ecotype San Diego chromosome 3, rElgMul1.1.pri, whole genome shotgun sequence genome carries:
- the LOC134396100 gene encoding zinc finger protein 160-like, giving the protein MRSHTGEKPHTCSDCGRSFSSPSNLLSHKRIHTGERPYKCSDCGRSFIQNRDLQAHRTIHTGEKPHACSYCGKRFRSKSHVVRHEKIHKEDRPFKCSECGKGFRLKEHFAVHKRTHTGEKPYECSDCGRSFNCAANFHRHKKTHGEKLHKCSDCGKSFRNSSDLKSHRRIHTGEKPYQCSFCRKNFRCSSSLITHKRTHRGEKPYKCPECSKCLSQKWCLINHLRMHKYKCSDCGKSFSKNSALQIHKRKHTDEKPFRCLRCGKSFDRRSLLMIHERIHTGERPYVCLECGKSFIQKSKLIRHERTHTGEKPYKCLHCEKSFSERANLVQHVRVHTGEKPYKCSHCGKCFSQRSHFIEHERSHPGEISYDCSECGKSFSHVSRLHKHQRIHTGESPYKCLECGKSFTGNAHLKSHKRIHSEEKPYQCSNCGKSFRHNSTLTVHKRTHTGEKPFHCLSCGKSFNNSSGLTAHRKIHLGKKPYQYSNCGRSFMQRSALLKHKSIHRKGKKCRCPDCRKTFIQKVQLIAHQKTHT